The genomic segment GGTCGTACGCGTCGGCGAACCGCACCAGATAGTCCTGCGCCACGTCCTCGTGCGCCCGGCCCGGTGTCCGGACGACCATCGTGTGCGCGTCCCCGATCTGCGCGCTGCCCCGCTCACAGACGGCCTCGCACCGCACCTCGTAGCCGAATCCGCTGTTGACGAAGATCTCCACGTCGACGACCGCGCCCCCGGACGTATCGAAGAGCACCAGCTGCGGGTCGAGCAGACCCGGCGGGGCGCCCGCCGACGGCGTCGGCCGCACCACCGTCACCGCGGTGATCTCCTGCCCCAGGAGCCACCGCGTCGCGTCGATCTCGTGGGAGACGGAGCTGCTGATCAGCATCGACGACGTGAAGTGAGCGGGTGACGACACGTTCCGGTGGCGGCAGTGCAGCAGCAGAGGCCGTCCGAGGTCCCCGGAGTCGAGAAGCGCTTTCAGCGCCGCGTACTCGGCGTCGTACCGGCGCATGAACCCCACCTGGATCAGCCTGCGCCCCAGGCGCGCCTCCGCCTCCACGACCCGCAGGGCCGACGCCGTGTCAGGGGTCAGCGGCTTCTCGCAGAGGACCGGAAGGCCGCGTGCGCAGGCCGCGAG from the Streptomyces venezuelae genome contains:
- a CDS encoding Gfo/Idh/MocA family protein gives rise to the protein MSDLLGVAVLGAGHMGADHVRRIGGTVGGARVVAVADPDTERAEAAVAGRAGVSVHREAQDALRAPGVEAVLVASPEAAHEEALLAACARGLPVLCEKPLTPDTASALRVVEAEARLGRRLIQVGFMRRYDAEYAALKALLDSGDLGRPLLLHCRHRNVSSPAHFTSSMLISSSVSHEIDATRWLLGQEITAVTVVRPTPSAGAPPGLLDPQLVLFDTSGGAVVDVEIFVNSGFGYEVRCEAVCERGSAQIGDAHTMVVRTPGRAHEDVAQDYLVRFADAYDREVRAWVAAARRGRVTGPSAWDGYAAAAVAEAGVEALRTGARVGVVMAERPALYG